In Sphingomonas sp., a single window of DNA contains:
- a CDS encoding EAL domain-containing protein: protein MRKICQGCRDGTDFDIPFAMAFQPIVDTTTGAPFAYEALVRGLDGSGAYGVLSQVTDENRYAFDQACRVKAIETAMAAGLMDTGACLSINFLPNAVYSPVACIQLTLQTARAVAMPLDRLIFEFTENQLIADPDHVATIIDSYKQIGFKVAVDDFGAGHSGLDLFARFAPDEVKLDMALVRGIDSEPRRQAIVRAMVGMCAELDTLLIAEGIETAEEAEVLRDLGVRYHQGYWYARPALGVLPAITPGA, encoded by the coding sequence ATGCGAAAGATCTGCCAGGGGTGCCGCGACGGTACCGATTTCGACATCCCGTTCGCGATGGCGTTCCAGCCGATCGTCGACACCACCACCGGCGCGCCCTTCGCTTATGAGGCGCTCGTCCGGGGCCTCGACGGATCGGGCGCCTACGGCGTGCTGTCCCAGGTCACCGACGAAAACCGCTACGCCTTCGATCAGGCCTGCCGGGTCAAGGCGATCGAGACGGCGATGGCGGCGGGCCTGATGGATACCGGCGCCTGCCTGTCGATCAACTTTCTGCCCAACGCGGTCTATTCGCCCGTCGCCTGCATCCAGCTGACGCTGCAGACCGCCCGTGCCGTGGCGATGCCGCTCGACCGGCTGATCTTCGAGTTCACCGAAAACCAGCTGATCGCCGATCCGGACCATGTCGCGACCATCATCGATTCCTACAAGCAGATCGGCTTCAAGGTCGCGGTCGACGATTTCGGCGCCGGCCATTCGGGGCTCGACCTGTTCGCCCGTTTCGCGCCGGACGAAGTGAAGCTCGACATGGCGCTGGTCCGCGGCATCGACAGCGAGCCCCGCCGCCAGGCGATCGTACGTGCGATGGTGGGCATGTGCGCGGAGCTCGACACGCTGCTGATCGCCGAAGGGATCGAGACCGCAGAGGAGGCCGAGGTGCTGCGCGACCTCGGTGTGCGCTACCATCAGGGCTATTGGTACGCCCGGCCCGCACTCGGCGTGCTGCCTGCGATCACCCCGGGGGCCTAG
- a CDS encoding fumarate hydratase, with protein MTVLIKEADLIESVADALQYISYYHPMDYIRALGDAYEAEQGPAAKDAIAQILTNSRMCAEGHRPICQDTGIVTVFIQWGQKCVLDSERSLQDVVDEGVRRAYLHPENRLRASILRDPAFSRVNTKDNTPCVLNVEMVPGDHVHVELAAKGGGSENKSKFAMLNPSDSIVDWVLEMIPKMGAGWCPPGMLGIGIGGTAEKAVTLAKKSLMGDIDMAQIKQRGPQNDIEKLRIEIFDKVNALGIGAQGLGGLATILDVKILDYPTHAASKPIAMIPNCAATRHAHFSLDGSGPVYLDPPSLDEWPKVEWTPSKESIRVDLDTLTPKVVASWKPGDRLLLNGKMLTGRDAAHKRIQDMLAKGEELPVDFKGRVIYYVGPVDPVRDEVVGPAGPTTATRMDKFTEMMLAQTGLIAMVGKAERGPVAIEAIRNHKAAYLMAVGGAAYLVARAIKGARVVGFEDLGMEAIYEFDVKDMPVTVAVDATGESVHHTGPLVWREKIARERLLQKA; from the coding sequence ATGACCGTCCTCATCAAGGAAGCCGATCTGATCGAGAGCGTCGCCGACGCGCTCCAGTACATCTCCTACTACCACCCGATGGATTATATCCGCGCGCTGGGCGACGCCTATGAGGCCGAGCAGGGCCCCGCCGCCAAGGACGCCATCGCGCAGATCCTCACCAACAGCCGGATGTGCGCCGAAGGCCACCGCCCGATCTGCCAGGACACCGGGATCGTGACGGTCTTCATCCAGTGGGGCCAGAAGTGCGTGCTGGACAGCGAGCGCTCGCTGCAGGACGTGGTCGATGAAGGCGTCCGCCGCGCGTACCTGCACCCCGAGAACCGCCTGCGCGCCTCGATCCTGCGCGATCCGGCGTTCAGCCGCGTCAACACCAAGGACAACACGCCCTGCGTGCTCAACGTTGAGATGGTCCCTGGCGACCATGTCCATGTCGAGCTGGCGGCCAAGGGCGGCGGCTCGGAGAACAAGTCGAAGTTCGCGATGCTCAACCCGAGCGACTCGATCGTCGACTGGGTGCTCGAGATGATCCCGAAGATGGGCGCCGGCTGGTGTCCGCCGGGCATGCTCGGCATCGGCATAGGCGGCACCGCGGAGAAGGCAGTGACGCTCGCTAAGAAGTCGCTGATGGGCGACATCGACATGGCCCAGATCAAGCAGCGCGGGCCGCAGAACGATATCGAGAAGCTCCGCATCGAGATCTTCGACAAGGTCAACGCGCTTGGCATCGGCGCGCAGGGCCTGGGCGGCCTCGCGACGATCCTCGACGTGAAGATTCTCGACTATCCGACGCACGCTGCGTCCAAGCCGATCGCGATGATCCCCAACTGCGCCGCCACCCGCCACGCGCATTTCAGCCTCGACGGCAGCGGCCCGGTCTATCTCGACCCGCCGAGCCTCGACGAATGGCCGAAGGTGGAATGGACGCCCTCGAAGGAATCGATCCGCGTCGATCTCGACACGCTGACCCCAAAAGTGGTGGCGAGCTGGAAGCCGGGCGACCGGCTGCTGCTCAACGGCAAGATGCTCACCGGCCGCGATGCCGCGCATAAGCGCATCCAGGACATGCTGGCCAAAGGCGAAGAGCTGCCCGTCGATTTCAAGGGCCGGGTGATCTATTATGTCGGCCCGGTCGATCCGGTGCGCGACGAGGTGGTCGGCCCCGCCGGCCCCACCACCGCGACCCGTATGGACAAGTTCACCGAGATGATGCTGGCACAGACCGGCCTGATCGCGATGGTCGGCAAGGCCGAGCGCGGGCCGGTCGCGATCGAGGCCATCCGCAACCACAAGGCTGCCTATCTGATGGCGGTGGGTGGTGCGGCCTATCTCGTCGCCCGCGCGATCAAGGGCGCGCGCGTGGTCGGCTTCGAGGATCTCGGCATGGAAGCGATCTACGAGTTCGACGTGAAGGACATGCCCGTCACCGTCGCAGTGGATGCGACCGGCGAGAGCGTCCACCACACCGGTCCACTGGTGTGGCGCGAGAAGATCGCCAGGGAGCGGCTGCTCCAGAAGGCGTAA
- a CDS encoding DoxX family protein — protein sequence MGTPDETRWRQRARITLACLYLLAGVLHLMVPRPFLHITPAWVPYPALVIAGTGICEIAGALALLSVRLRKLAGVMLALYALCVFPANLQHAVQDLSTGTGLGWAYHAPRLFVQPLLCWWALCAGGIRR from the coding sequence ATGGGCACGCCGGACGAGACACGATGGCGCCAAAGGGCGCGCATCACACTGGCGTGCCTCTATCTGCTGGCGGGCGTGCTGCACCTGATGGTGCCGCGCCCGTTCCTGCACATCACGCCGGCCTGGGTACCCTACCCCGCGCTGGTCATCGCGGGCACCGGGATCTGCGAGATCGCCGGGGCCCTCGCACTGCTGAGTGTACGGCTCCGCAAGCTCGCCGGCGTGATGCTGGCGCTCTATGCGCTGTGCGTCTTTCCCGCGAACCTCCAGCATGCGGTCCAGGACCTTTCGACGGGCACCGGGCTGGGCTGGGCCTATCATGCCCCGCGGCTGTTCGTGCAGCCCTTGCTGTGCTGGTGGGCCTTGTGTGCAGGCGGGATTCGACGCTAG
- a CDS encoding TetR/AcrR family transcriptional regulator produces MEIVTPKCLGKREARKQDRRAAILAIAKRYFMEQGYAGVSMSAIAAELGGSKGTLWSYFASKEELFDACVDEVTREYREQVMQLLVPSDNLKATLCAFIRSLLRKVTSMDAIRLHRVIHAEVERSPEMGEIFFRRGPQRTRELVAAHLQDAMHKGQLRTADPLKAAFALTSLCMGSQQRAMLGHQFSDAEIEEETDYIVDLFLRAFAPEPAAA; encoded by the coding sequence ATGGAAATCGTAACTCCCAAATGTCTCGGCAAGCGCGAGGCGCGAAAGCAGGATCGGCGTGCCGCCATCCTCGCCATCGCGAAGCGCTACTTCATGGAGCAGGGCTATGCCGGCGTTTCCATGTCGGCGATCGCGGCGGAACTGGGCGGCTCCAAGGGCACTTTGTGGAGCTATTTCGCCTCCAAGGAGGAGCTGTTCGACGCCTGCGTGGACGAAGTGACGCGTGAGTATCGCGAGCAGGTGATGCAACTGCTGGTGCCTTCGGACAATCTGAAGGCGACGCTGTGCGCGTTCATTCGAAGCTTGCTGCGCAAGGTAACCTCGATGGATGCGATCCGGCTGCACCGGGTGATCCATGCCGAGGTCGAGCGTTCGCCGGAAATGGGGGAGATCTTCTTCCGCCGCGGCCCCCAGCGCACCCGGGAGCTGGTTGCGGCGCACCTGCAGGACGCGATGCACAAGGGGCAGCTCCGCACTGCTGATCCGCTCAAAGCCGCATTCGCGCTGACCAGCCTTTGCATGGGTTCGCAACAGCGCGCGATGCTGGGCCACCAGTTCAGTGATGCCGAGATCGAGGAGGAGACCGATTATATCGTTGATCTCTTCCTCCGGGCATTTGCGCCCGAGCCCGCTGCCGCCTAG
- a CDS encoding efflux transporter outer membrane subunit, protein MLLSAAAASALAACAPVPNLGARPEVRAADSYAASQSFAGTAQTQAQWPVTNWWAAYNDPQLSALMDEAFRGAPNLAAAAARLRSAQAYAVQVGAARLPRVDASGSAAANQINVGDSLPIDIGSNVQTIGYGTLNLAFDLDLWGKNRAQLAAATSEAEAARLELEQARLALSTNIAAAYADLARLAADRRVQERALEVRLATQKLVTDRVTNGLETRAEEKQAASAVPAARAQLAAIDEDIGLTRNRIAALLGQGPDRGLSIALPAAPTEARGIPSDVTTNLIGRRPDVAAARARVEAAASRIKAARADFYPSIRLSALAGYGALGLDNLVKGNGASVFQAGPAISLPIFHGGELRGQYARARATYDEAVANYDNSVTTAFHDVADAVTSQKALATRLAQSRQALDDSEQAYSIAQQRYQGGLSRFLDVLTAEERVLQNRQIVAGLEARAFALDVQLVRALGGGFSTNNAAAAAASEVKTHG, encoded by the coding sequence TTGTTGCTGTCCGCTGCTGCCGCCTCGGCGCTGGCGGCGTGCGCACCGGTGCCGAACCTCGGCGCGCGGCCGGAAGTACGCGCGGCGGACAGCTATGCCGCCAGCCAGTCCTTTGCCGGCACCGCGCAGACGCAGGCGCAGTGGCCCGTCACCAACTGGTGGGCTGCCTATAACGATCCGCAGCTCAGCGCATTGATGGACGAAGCTTTTCGCGGCGCGCCCAATCTGGCGGCCGCCGCTGCGCGGCTGCGTTCGGCGCAGGCCTATGCCGTGCAGGTCGGCGCCGCCCGGCTACCGCGTGTCGACGCCAGCGGTTCGGCCGCGGCCAACCAGATCAATGTCGGCGACAGCCTGCCGATCGATATCGGGTCCAACGTCCAGACGATCGGCTACGGCACTCTCAACCTCGCCTTCGATCTCGATCTCTGGGGTAAGAATCGCGCCCAGCTCGCTGCCGCGACCTCCGAGGCGGAGGCCGCACGGCTGGAGCTGGAACAGGCACGGCTGGCACTTTCGACCAATATCGCTGCCGCCTATGCCGATCTTGCCCGCCTCGCCGCCGATCGCCGGGTGCAGGAGCGCGCGCTGGAGGTTCGCCTCGCGACGCAGAAGCTGGTCACCGACCGCGTGACCAATGGCCTTGAGACGCGTGCCGAAGAAAAGCAGGCGGCCTCCGCCGTCCCCGCCGCCCGCGCGCAGCTCGCCGCGATCGACGAGGATATCGGGCTCACCCGCAACCGCATCGCCGCGTTGCTCGGCCAGGGCCCGGATCGCGGCCTGAGCATCGCCTTGCCCGCCGCGCCGACCGAGGCGCGCGGCATTCCTTCGGACGTAACGACCAACCTGATCGGCCGCCGCCCGGACGTCGCCGCCGCCCGTGCCCGCGTCGAAGCCGCCGCAAGCCGGATCAAGGCGGCGCGCGCGGATTTCTACCCGTCGATCCGACTGAGCGCGCTTGCCGGCTATGGCGCGCTCGGCCTTGACAACCTTGTCAAGGGCAATGGCGCGTCGGTGTTCCAGGCCGGCCCCGCGATCAGCCTGCCAATCTTCCACGGTGGCGAGCTGCGCGGCCAATATGCCCGCGCCCGCGCCACCTATGACGAAGCGGTCGCCAATTACGACAACAGCGTCACCACGGCGTTTCACGATGTCGCCGATGCGGTGACCAGTCAGAAGGCGCTTGCCACGCGCCTCGCCCAGAGCCGCCAGGCGCTGGACGATTCCGAACAGGCCTATTCGATCGCCCAGCAACGCTATCAAGGCGGGCTGTCGCGGTTTCTCGATGTTCTGACCGCCGAGGAGAGGGTGTTGCAGAACCGCCAGATCGTAGCCGGGTTGGAGGCGCGCGCGTTTGCGCTCGACGTCCAGCTCGTCCGCGCGCTCGGCGGAGGCTTTTCCACCAACAACGCGGCCGCTGCCGCCGCTTCCGAGGTCAAGACCCATGGCTGA
- a CDS encoding HlyD family efflux transporter periplasmic adaptor subunit, with protein MADAEPAIHSARGDAADRNEPSQAPAHTDMSASKRKNLRKRLMLGIGGLVLVGGLAYGGYYMAVGSHFVTTDNAYVGADSASITPMTGGQVLRVAVSDTQSVKKGDILVQIDDSDAKIALAQAEADLGRATRQFGQTSATSEALAAQVQARQADIARARAQVTAAQADFEKARIDLARRQKLAPNGAVSGEELTSATNAFQAARANLELAKAGLAQATSTRVAASGQLAANQALVSGTNANTAPEVLAARAKVDQAKLDLARTTIRAPFDGVVTRRAVQVGQRVAPGAQLMLVVPLNQLYVDANFKEGQLTRVKVGQPVELKSDLYGGDVKYHGRVIGFSGGTGSSFALIPAQNATGNWIKVVQRLPVRVALDPKELQAHPLRVGLSMDAEIDTSAK; from the coding sequence ATGGCTGATGCAGAACCCGCCATCCATTCCGCGCGTGGCGACGCCGCCGATCGCAACGAGCCGTCCCAGGCCCCTGCCCATACCGACATGAGCGCGAGCAAGCGGAAGAACCTGCGCAAGCGGCTGATGCTCGGGATCGGCGGGCTCGTGCTCGTGGGCGGCCTTGCCTATGGCGGCTATTATATGGCCGTGGGCAGCCATTTCGTGACCACGGACAACGCCTATGTCGGCGCCGACAGCGCCAGCATCACGCCGATGACCGGCGGCCAGGTGCTGCGCGTTGCGGTGTCCGACACCCAGTCGGTCAAGAAGGGCGATATCCTCGTCCAGATCGACGACAGCGACGCCAAGATCGCGCTGGCCCAGGCGGAGGCCGATCTCGGCCGCGCCACCCGCCAGTTCGGCCAGACCTCCGCCACCAGCGAGGCGTTGGCCGCGCAGGTCCAGGCGCGCCAGGCAGACATCGCTCGCGCCCGGGCGCAGGTCACCGCGGCCCAGGCCGATTTCGAAAAGGCGCGGATCGACCTCGCCCGTCGCCAGAAGCTTGCGCCCAACGGCGCGGTCTCGGGCGAGGAGCTGACCTCGGCGACCAACGCCTTCCAGGCGGCGCGCGCCAATCTCGAACTCGCCAAGGCCGGTCTCGCCCAGGCGACCTCCACCCGCGTGGCGGCCAGCGGGCAGCTTGCCGCGAACCAGGCGCTGGTCAGCGGCACCAATGCCAACACCGCGCCCGAAGTGCTCGCCGCGCGCGCAAAGGTCGACCAGGCCAAGCTCGATCTCGCGCGGACCACGATCCGTGCGCCGTTCGACGGCGTCGTCACTCGCCGCGCGGTGCAGGTCGGCCAGCGCGTTGCCCCCGGCGCGCAGCTGATGCTCGTCGTGCCGCTCAACCAGCTCTATGTCGACGCCAACTTCAAGGAAGGCCAGCTGACCCGCGTCAAGGTCGGCCAGCCGGTCGAGCTGAAGTCCGACCTCTATGGCGGCGACGTGAAGTACCATGGCCGCGTGATCGGCTTCTCGGGCGGCACCGGCTCGTCCTTCGCGCTGATCCCGGCGCAGAACGCGACCGGCAACTGGATCAAGGTGGTCCAGCGCCTGCCGGTGCGTGTCGCGCTGGATCCGAAGGAACTGCAGGCGCACCCGCTGCGCGTCGGCCTGTCGATGGACGCCGAGATCGATACCTCGGCCAAGTAA